One genomic segment of Photobacterium sp. DA100 includes these proteins:
- the rplC gene encoding 50S ribosomal protein L3 has protein sequence MIGLIGRKVGMTRVFTEDGVSIPVTVVEVEANRVSQVKSVETDGYNAIQVTTGSKKANRVSKPEAGHFAKAGVEAGRGLWEFRLENNEEFAVGAELTVELFNEIKKVDVTGTSKGKGFQGAVKRWNFRTQDMTHGNSLSHRAPGSIGQCQTPGRVFKGKKMAGHMGAERVTTQNLEIVRVDAERNLLLIKGAVPGATGGNVIVKPAVKA, from the coding sequence ATGATTGGTCTAATCGGTCGTAAAGTGGGCATGACCCGCGTATTTACCGAAGATGGCGTTTCTATCCCAGTAACTGTGGTTGAAGTTGAAGCTAACCGCGTTTCTCAGGTTAAATCTGTAGAAACTGACGGCTACAACGCAATCCAGGTAACTACTGGTTCAAAGAAAGCTAACCGTGTTTCTAAGCCAGAAGCTGGCCACTTTGCGAAAGCAGGTGTTGAAGCGGGTCGCGGTCTTTGGGAATTCCGTCTAGAGAACAACGAAGAGTTCGCTGTTGGCGCTGAGCTAACTGTTGAGCTGTTCAACGAAATTAAAAAAGTAGACGTTACTGGTACATCTAAGGGTAAAGGCTTCCAGGGTGCTGTTAAGCGCTGGAACTTCCGTACTCAAGATATGACTCACGGTAACTCCTTGTCTCACCGTGCTCCTGGTTCTATCGGTCAGTGTCAGACTCCAGGTCGCGTATTTAAAGGCAAGAAAATGGCTGGTCACATGGGTGCTGAGCGTGTAACGACTCAGAACCTAGAGATCGTACGTGTTGACGCTGAGCGCAATCTGCTTCTTATCAAAGGTGCAGTACCAGGTGCTACAGGTGGCAACGTGATCGTTAAACCAGCTGTTAAAGCGTAA
- the rplD gene encoding 50S ribosomal protein L4: MELVVKGADALTVSETTFGRDFNEALVHQVVVAYAAGARQGTRAQKTRSDVSGGGAKPWRQKGTGRARAGTIRSPLWRTGGVTFAARPQDHSQKVNKKMYRGAMKSILSELVRQERLIVVDNFSVEAPKTKALVAKLKELELTDALIVTGELDENLFLAARNLYKVDVRDAKAIDPVSLIAFDKVVMTAEAVKAVEEMLA, encoded by the coding sequence ATGGAATTGGTAGTCAAAGGCGCTGATGCGCTAACTGTCTCCGAAACTACTTTTGGGCGTGACTTCAATGAAGCGCTTGTACACCAGGTAGTTGTTGCTTACGCAGCAGGTGCTCGTCAGGGTACACGTGCTCAGAAGACTCGTTCTGACGTTTCTGGTGGTGGTGCTAAACCATGGCGCCAGAAAGGTACAGGCCGCGCTCGTGCAGGTACAATCCGTAGCCCACTATGGCGTACCGGTGGTGTAACTTTCGCTGCTCGTCCACAGGACCACAGCCAGAAAGTTAACAAGAAAATGTACCGTGGTGCTATGAAGAGCATTCTTTCTGAGCTAGTTCGTCAAGAGCGTCTAATCGTTGTTGATAACTTCTCTGTAGAAGCACCAAAAACTAAAGCGCTAGTAGCTAAGCTTAAAGAGCTTGAGCTGACTGATGCGCTGATCGTAACTGGCGAACTAGATGAGAATCTATTCCTAGCTGCACGTAACCTATACAAAGTAGACGTACGTGATGCTAAGGCAATCGACCCAGTTAGCTTGATCGCTTTCGATAAAGTTGTGATGACTGCTGAAGCAGTTAAAGCAGTTGAGGAGATGCTAGCATGA
- the rplW gene encoding 50S ribosomal protein L23: MITEERILKVLRAPHISEKATMAAENGNTIVFKVAKDATKKEIKAAVEKLFEVEVKSVNTLITKGKTKRQGMRQGRRSDVKKAYVILKEGQDIDFAGSAE, encoded by the coding sequence ATGATCACTGAAGAGCGTATTCTAAAAGTTCTACGTGCTCCGCACATCTCTGAAAAAGCAACTATGGCTGCTGAAAACGGTAACACTATCGTATTCAAAGTAGCTAAAGATGCGACTAAGAAAGAGATCAAAGCAGCAGTTGAGAAACTGTTCGAGGTTGAAGTTAAGTCTGTAAATACTCTTATCACTAAGGGTAAGACCAAGCGTCAAGGTATGCGTCAAGGCCGTCGTTCAGACGTTAAGAAAGCCTACGTTATCCTGAAAGAAGGTCAAGACATCGACTTCGCTGGTAGTGCAGAGTAA
- the rplB gene encoding 50S ribosomal protein L2, translating into MAIVKCKPTSPGRRHVVKVVNSDLHKGKPYAPLTEKKSKSGGRNNNGRITVRHIGGGNKNAYRIIDFKRTKDGIPAKVERLEYDPNRSANIALVLYADGERRYIIAPKGLQAGDTIQSGADAAIKVGNTLPMRNIPVGSTVHCVELKPGKGAQLARSAGAYAQIVARAGTYVTLRLRSGEMRKVLAEGRATLGEVGNAEHMLRELGKAGASRWRGVRPTVRGVVMNPVDHPHGGGEGRTSGGRHPVTPWGVPTKGYKTRKNKRTDKYIVRRRNK; encoded by the coding sequence ATGGCTATTGTAAAATGTAAGCCGACTTCCCCAGGTCGTCGCCACGTAGTTAAAGTGGTTAACTCTGACCTGCATAAGGGTAAGCCGTACGCACCACTAACTGAGAAAAAATCTAAGTCAGGTGGTCGTAACAACAACGGTCGTATCACAGTACGTCACATCGGTGGTGGTAACAAGAATGCTTACCGTATCATCGATTTCAAACGTACTAAAGATGGTATCCCAGCGAAAGTTGAGCGTCTTGAATACGATCCAAACCGTAGCGCAAACATTGCTCTAGTTCTGTACGCAGACGGTGAGCGCCGCTACATCATCGCACCTAAAGGTCTTCAGGCTGGTGACACTATCCAGTCTGGCGCAGATGCTGCTATCAAAGTTGGTAACACTCTACCAATGCGCAACATCCCAGTAGGTTCAACAGTACACTGTGTTGAGCTTAAGCCTGGTAAAGGTGCTCAGCTGGCTCGTTCAGCTGGTGCATACGCTCAGATCGTTGCACGTGCAGGCACTTACGTGACTCTACGTCTACGTTCTGGTGAGATGCGTAAAGTTCTTGCTGAAGGTCGTGCGACTCTAGGTGAAGTTGGTAACGCAGAACACATGCTACGTGAGCTAGGTAAAGCTGGTGCTTCACGCTGGCGCGGTGTTCGCCCAACTGTACGTGGTGTTGTAATGAACCCAGTAGACCACCCACACGGTGGTGGTGAAGGCCGTACTTCTGGTGGTCGTCACCCAGTTACACCTTGGGGTGTTCCTACTAAGGGTTACAAGACTCGTAAGAACAAGCGTACCGACAAGTACATCGTACGTCGTCGTAACAAGTAA
- the rpsS gene encoding 30S ribosomal protein S19, with amino-acid sequence MPRSLKKGPFIDLHLLKKVEKAVESGDKKPVKTWSRRSMIIPQMIGLTIAVHNGRQHVPVFVSEEMIGHKLGEFAPTRTYRGHAADKKAKKR; translated from the coding sequence ATGCCACGTTCTCTCAAGAAAGGTCCTTTTATTGACCTGCACTTGCTGAAGAAGGTAGAGAAAGCGGTGGAAAGCGGTGACAAGAAGCCTGTTAAGACTTGGTCCCGTCGCTCAATGATCATCCCTCAGATGATCGGTTTGACCATCGCTGTCCATAATGGTCGTCAGCACGTTCCTGTTTTCGTTTCTGAAGAAATGATCGGTCACAAGCTAGGCGAATTTGCACCAACACGCACTTACCGCGGCCACGCTGCGGATAAGAAAGCTAAGAAGCGCTAA
- the rplV gene encoding 50S ribosomal protein L22 — MEAIAKHRFARISPQKARLVADQLRGKPVAQALEILQFSNKKAADLIKKVLESAIANAEHNEGADIDDLSVAKIFVDEGPTMKRIMPRAKGRADRILKRSSHITVVVADR, encoded by the coding sequence ATGGAAGCTATCGCTAAACATCGCTTTGCTCGCATCTCACCGCAGAAAGCTCGTTTGGTTGCAGATCAACTGCGCGGTAAGCCAGTTGCTCAAGCTCTAGAAATTCTACAGTTCAGCAACAAAAAAGCTGCTGATCTAATCAAGAAAGTTCTAGAGTCAGCTATCGCTAACGCAGAACACAACGAAGGCGCAGATATTGATGATCTATCAGTAGCTAAAATCTTCGTTGACGAAGGTCCTACCATGAAGCGTATTATGCCTCGTGCTAAAGGCCGTGCCGATCGCATCTTGAAGCGTTCTAGCCACATCACTGTTGTTGTAGCAGACCGCTAA
- the rpsC gene encoding 30S ribosomal protein S3, which translates to MGQKVHPNGIRLGIVKPWNTTWFANSQEFADNLDGDFKVRQFLTKELSKASLSRIVIERPAKSIRVTIHTARPGVVIGKKGEDVEKLRARVAKIAGVPAQINIAEVRKPELDGQLVADSISSQLERRVMFRRAMKRAVQNAMRLGAKGIKVEVSGRLGGAEIARSEWYREGRVPLHTLRADIDYATSSAHTQYGVIGVKVWIFKGEVLGGMPVEEPKADKPKKQRKGRK; encoded by the coding sequence ATGGGTCAAAAAGTACATCCTAATGGTATTCGTCTTGGCATCGTTAAGCCATGGAATACCACTTGGTTTGCTAACAGCCAAGAGTTCGCTGACAACCTAGACGGCGACTTCAAGGTACGTCAGTTCCTTACTAAGGAACTTTCAAAAGCGTCTCTATCACGCATCGTTATCGAGCGTCCTGCTAAGAGCATCCGTGTGACTATCCACACTGCTCGTCCAGGCGTTGTTATCGGTAAGAAAGGTGAAGACGTAGAAAAACTACGCGCTCGCGTTGCTAAGATCGCTGGTGTTCCAGCTCAGATCAACATCGCTGAAGTACGTAAGCCTGAGCTAGACGGTCAGCTAGTTGCAGACAGCATCTCGTCTCAGCTAGAGCGTCGTGTTATGTTCCGTCGCGCTATGAAGCGTGCAGTTCAGAACGCTATGCGTCTTGGCGCTAAAGGTATCAAGGTAGAAGTAAGCGGTCGTCTAGGCGGCGCTGAAATCGCACGTTCTGAGTGGTACCGTGAAGGTCGTGTACCTCTACACACTCTACGTGCTGACATTGATTACGCAACTTCTTCGGCTCACACCCAGTACGGTGTAATTGGCGTTAAAGTTTGGATCTTCAAAGGTGAAGTTCTAGGCGGCATGCCAGTAGAAGAGCCAAAGGCTGACAAGCCTAAGAAGCAGCGCAAAGGCCGTAAATAA
- the rplP gene encoding 50S ribosomal protein L16 — protein MLQPKRTKFRKTHKGRNRGLANGTDVSFGTFGLKAVGRGRITARQIEAARRAMTRHIKRQGQIWIRIFPDKPITSKPLEVRQGKGKGNVEYWVAQIQPGKVLYEMDGVPEALAREAFNLAARKLPIKTTFVTKAVM, from the coding sequence ATGCTGCAACCTAAACGCACTAAATTCCGCAAGACCCACAAGGGTCGTAACCGCGGTCTAGCGAACGGTACTGACGTAAGCTTCGGTACATTTGGTCTTAAAGCAGTTGGCCGTGGCCGTATTACTGCTCGCCAGATCGAAGCAGCTCGTCGTGCGATGACTCGTCACATCAAACGTCAGGGCCAAATCTGGATTCGTATCTTCCCAGACAAACCAATTACATCTAAGCCTCTTGAAGTTCGTCAAGGTAAAGGTAAAGGTAACGTTGAATACTGGGTAGCTCAAATCCAACCTGGTAAAGTTCTGTACGAGATGGATGGTGTTCCTGAAGCGCTAGCACGTGAAGCATTCAACCTTGCTGCACGTAAGCTACCAATCAAGACAACATTCGTAACTAAGGCGGTGATGTGA
- the rpmC gene encoding 50S ribosomal protein L29, translated as MNAQDLRAKSVEELNAELVNLLREQFNLRMQAATGQLQQTHTLKAVRRDIARVKTVLTEKAGA; from the coding sequence ATGAACGCACAAGATCTGCGCGCTAAAAGCGTTGAAGAACTGAATGCTGAGCTTGTGAACCTACTGCGCGAGCAGTTCAACCTGCGCATGCAGGCTGCAACTGGTCAGCTACAGCAGACTCACACTCTAAAAGCAGTACGTCGCGATATCGCACGTGTTAAAACCGTTCTGACAGAGAAGGCTGGCGCATAA
- the rpsQ gene encoding 30S ribosomal protein S17 gives MSDKIRTQLGRVISDKMDKSIVVAIERKVKHPIYGKYITRTTKLHAHDENNECGLGDTVEIRECRPLSKTKSWTLVRVVEKARI, from the coding sequence ATGAGCGATAAAATTCGTACTCAGCTTGGTCGCGTAATCAGCGACAAGATGGACAAGTCTATCGTTGTTGCTATCGAGCGTAAGGTGAAACACCCAATCTACGGTAAGTACATCACTCGCACGACTAAGCTTCACGCACACGACGAGAACAACGAGTGTGGCCTAGGCGACACTGTTGAGATTCGTGAGTGCCGTCCACTGTCTAAGACTAAGTCTTGGACTCTGGTACGCGTAGTAGAAAAAGCTCGCATCTAA
- the rplN gene encoding 50S ribosomal protein L14: MIQMQSMLDAADNSGARSVMCIKVLGGSHRRYAHIGDVIKVTVKEAIPRGKVKKGDVLKAVVVRTRKGVRRPDGSVIRFDRNACVLLNDNTEQPIGTRIFGPVTRELRGDKFMKIVSLAPEVL, from the coding sequence ATGATCCAAATGCAAAGTATGCTTGACGCAGCGGATAACTCCGGCGCTCGTAGCGTAATGTGTATTAAGGTTCTGGGTGGTTCACACCGTCGCTATGCACATATCGGTGATGTCATCAAGGTTACTGTTAAGGAAGCGATTCCTCGCGGTAAAGTTAAGAAAGGTGACGTTCTGAAAGCGGTGGTTGTGCGCACTCGTAAAGGCGTACGTCGTCCAGACGGCTCTGTCATTCGCTTTGACCGTAACGCTTGCGTATTGTTGAACGACAACACTGAGCAACCAATCGGTACTCGTATCTTCGGCCCTGTGACTCGTGAGCTTCGTGGCGATAAGTTCATGAAGATCGTTTCACTAGCGCCTGAAGTACTGTAA
- the rplX gene encoding 50S ribosomal protein L24: MAAKIRRNDEVIVLTGKDKGKKGKVTKVLATGKVIVEGINLVKKHQKPVPAMGIQGGIVEKEAAIDASNVAIVNGEGKADRVGFRFEDGKKVRFFKSTGETIK, translated from the coding sequence ATGGCAGCTAAAATCCGTCGTAACGACGAAGTTATCGTTCTTACTGGTAAAGACAAAGGTAAGAAAGGTAAAGTAACTAAGGTTCTAGCAACCGGTAAAGTAATCGTTGAAGGTATCAACCTTGTTAAGAAGCACCAGAAGCCAGTACCGGCTATGGGCATCCAAGGTGGCATCGTTGAAAAAGAAGCTGCAATCGACGCTTCTAACGTTGCAATCGTTAACGGTGAAGGTAAAGCGGACCGTGTAGGCTTCCGATTTGAAGACGGCAAAAAAGTTCGTTTCTTCAAGTCGACTGGCGAAACTATCAAGTAA
- the rplE gene encoding 50S ribosomal protein L5, translating to MAKLHDYYKETIVKELADKFEYKSIMQVPRIEKITLNMGVGDAINDKKLLENAAADMTAIAGQKPLITKARKSVAGFKIREGYPIGCKVTLRGERMWDFFERLISIAVPRIRDFRGLNPKSFDGRGNYSMGVREQIIFPEIDYDKVDRVRGLDITITTTANSDEEARALLSAFNFPFRK from the coding sequence ATGGCGAAACTGCATGATTACTACAAAGAGACTATTGTAAAAGAGCTTGCTGACAAGTTCGAATACAAGAGCATCATGCAAGTCCCAAGGATCGAAAAAATCACACTTAACATGGGTGTGGGTGACGCGATCAACGACAAGAAGCTTCTAGAGAATGCTGCTGCTGACATGACTGCAATCGCAGGTCAGAAGCCGCTAATCACTAAAGCTCGTAAGTCTGTTGCTGGCTTTAAGATCCGTGAGGGCTACCCTATTGGCTGTAAAGTGACTCTACGTGGCGAACGTATGTGGGACTTTTTCGAGCGTCTAATCTCAATTGCTGTACCTCGTATTCGCGATTTCCGTGGTCTAAACCCGAAATCATTCGATGGTCGTGGTAACTACAGCATGGGCGTTCGTGAGCAGATTATCTTCCCAGAAATCGATTACGATAAAGTAGATCGTGTACGTGGTCTTGACATCACTATCACTACTACTGCGAATTCTGACGAAGAAGCTCGTGCTCTGCTGTCTGCTTTTAACTTCCCATTCCGTAAGTAA
- the rpsN gene encoding 30S ribosomal protein S14, producing MAKESMKAREAKRAKLVAKFAEKRAALKALISDVNASEEDRWNAVLKLQSLPRDSAKSRQRNRCNQTGRPHGYLRKFGLCRIKVREACMKGEIPGLRKASW from the coding sequence ATGGCTAAAGAATCAATGAAGGCACGCGAAGCTAAACGTGCCAAGCTAGTAGCTAAGTTCGCTGAAAAGCGTGCTGCGCTAAAAGCTCTAATTAGCGACGTGAATGCGTCTGAAGAAGATCGCTGGAATGCAGTGCTTAAGCTTCAGTCACTACCACGTGATTCTGCGAAGTCTCGTCAGCGTAACCGCTGTAACCAGACTGGACGTCCACACGGCTACCTACGTAAGTTTGGTCTATGCCGTATCAAGGTTCGTGAAGCTTGCATGAAAGGCGAGATTCCGGGTCTGCGTAAAGCAAGCTGGTAA
- the rpsH gene encoding 30S ribosomal protein S8 produces the protein MSMQDPISDMLTRIRNGQAAKKVAVKMPSSKLKVAIAALLKEEGYVADYTVSGEVKPELEVTLKYFEANPVIEQIQRVSRPGLRIYKKKDALPSVMGGLGIAVVSTSKGLMTDRAARKAGLGGEIICYVA, from the coding sequence ATGAGCATGCAAGATCCGATTTCGGATATGCTGACCCGCATTCGTAACGGTCAGGCAGCGAAAAAAGTTGCTGTTAAAATGCCATCTTCTAAGCTAAAAGTTGCAATCGCTGCACTGCTTAAAGAAGAAGGTTACGTGGCTGACTACACTGTTTCTGGTGAAGTTAAGCCTGAGCTAGAAGTTACTCTTAAGTACTTCGAAGCTAACCCAGTTATCGAGCAAATCCAACGTGTATCACGTCCTGGTCTGCGCATCTACAAGAAGAAAGATGCACTTCCATCAGTGATGGGTGGCCTTGGTATTGCTGTTGTTTCCACTTCCAAGGGTCTGATGACCGACCGCGCTGCACGCAAAGCGGGTCTTGGCGGTGAGATTATCTGCTACGTAGCATAA
- the rplF gene encoding 50S ribosomal protein L6, with the protein MSRVAKAPVVIPAGVEVKLNGQEITVKGGKGELSRVIHEAVVLSQEENAITFGPREGFEKAWAQAGTARALVNNMVVGVTEGYTKKLTLKGVGYRAAIKGNAVALTLGFSHPVEHELPAGIKAECPSQTEIVLTGTDKQLVGQVAADIRAYRSPEPYKGKGVRYADEIVRTKEAKKK; encoded by the coding sequence ATGTCTCGTGTTGCAAAAGCACCAGTAGTTATTCCTGCCGGCGTAGAAGTTAAGCTTAACGGTCAGGAAATCACTGTTAAAGGTGGTAAAGGCGAACTATCTCGCGTTATCCACGAAGCAGTTGTTCTTTCCCAGGAAGAGAACGCTATCACTTTCGGTCCTCGCGAAGGTTTCGAGAAAGCTTGGGCACAGGCAGGTACTGCACGTGCACTAGTTAACAACATGGTTGTTGGTGTTACTGAAGGTTACACCAAGAAGCTTACCCTTAAGGGTGTTGGTTACCGTGCTGCTATCAAAGGCAACGCAGTAGCGCTAACTCTTGGCTTCTCTCACCCAGTTGAGCACGAACTTCCAGCAGGTATCAAAGCTGAATGTCCATCACAAACTGAAATCGTACTAACTGGTACTGATAAGCAGCTTGTTGGTCAGGTAGCTGCTGATATTCGCGCTTACCGTAGCCCTGAGCCTTACAAAGGTAAAGGTGTTCGTTACGCCGATGAAATCGTGCGTACTAAAGAAGCTAAGAAGAAGTAA
- the rplR gene encoding 50S ribosomal protein L18, producing MDKKASRIRRATRARRKIAELGATRLVVHRTPRHVYAQVIAPNGSEVIAAASTVEKAIRESVKGTGNKDAAAAVGKAIAERAIEKGISTVAFDRSGFQYHGRVAALAEAAREAGLKF from the coding sequence ATGGATAAGAAAGCATCTCGTATCCGTCGTGCGACCCGTGCACGTCGTAAGATTGCTGAACTGGGTGCAACTCGCCTAGTTGTACACCGTACTCCACGTCACGTGTACGCTCAGGTTATCGCACCAAATGGTTCTGAGGTAATCGCAGCCGCTTCTACAGTAGAAAAAGCGATCCGTGAGTCGGTTAAGGGTACTGGTAACAAAGACGCTGCTGCAGCTGTAGGTAAAGCTATTGCTGAGCGCGCGATTGAAAAAGGCATCTCTACAGTTGCATTCGATCGTTCTGGTTTCCAATACCACGGCCGTGTAGCTGCACTAGCAGAAGCTGCTCGTGAAGCTGGTCTGAAATTCTAA
- the rpsE gene encoding 30S ribosomal protein S5, protein MANEKTQSDLHEKLIAVNRVSKTVKGGRIFSFTALTVVGDGNGRVGFGYGKAREVPAAIQKAMEKARRNMVNVALNEGTLHHAVKGRHTGSKVYMQPASEGTGIIAGGAMRAVLEVAGVRNVLAKAYGSTNPINIVRATIDGLSGMNSPEMIAAKRGLSVKEILE, encoded by the coding sequence ATGGCTAACGAAAAAACACAATCAGATTTGCATGAAAAGCTGATCGCTGTTAACCGTGTATCTAAGACGGTTAAAGGTGGTCGTATTTTCAGCTTTACTGCACTAACTGTAGTTGGTGACGGTAACGGTCGCGTTGGTTTCGGTTACGGCAAGGCACGTGAAGTTCCTGCTGCGATCCAGAAAGCGATGGAAAAAGCACGTCGCAACATGGTTAATGTTGCCCTAAACGAAGGTACTCTTCACCACGCTGTTAAAGGCCGCCACACTGGTTCTAAAGTGTACATGCAGCCTGCATCAGAAGGTACTGGTATCATCGCCGGTGGTGCAATGCGTGCAGTGCTAGAAGTTGCGGGTGTTCGCAACGTACTAGCTAAAGCATACGGCTCTACAAACCCAATCAACATCGTTCGCGCGACAATTGACGGTTTGAGTGGCATGAACTCTCCAGAAATGATCGCTGCGAAGCGTGGTCTTTCTGTTAAAGAAATTCTGGAGTAA
- the rpmD gene encoding 50S ribosomal protein L30 produces MAKTIKVTQTKSSIGRLPKHKATLRGLGLRRINHTVELEDTPCVRGMINKVYYMVKVEE; encoded by the coding sequence ATGGCTAAGACTATTAAAGTTACGCAGACCAAGAGCTCTATCGGCCGTCTGCCTAAGCACAAAGCTACTTTGCGTGGCCTAGGCCTTCGTCGCATCAACCACACTGTAGAACTTGAAGATACTCCGTGCGTACGCGGTATGATCAACAAGGTTTACTACATGGTTAAAGTTGAGGAGTAA
- the rplO gene encoding 50S ribosomal protein L15, with product MRLNTLSPAAGSKPSAKRVGRGIGSGLGKTCGRGHKGQKSRSGGSVRPGFEGGQMPLKQRLPKFGFTSRKSLVTAEVRLGELAKVEGDVVSLETLKAANVITKNIEFVKVVLSGEIARAVTVKGLRVTKGAKAAIEAAGGKIEE from the coding sequence ATGCGTTTGAATACTCTATCACCGGCTGCGGGTTCTAAGCCTTCTGCGAAGCGCGTAGGCCGTGGTATCGGTTCAGGTCTGGGTAAAACTTGTGGCCGTGGTCACAAAGGTCAGAAATCACGTTCAGGTGGTTCTGTACGTCCAGGCTTCGAAGGCGGTCAAATGCCTTTGAAACAGCGTCTACCAAAATTCGGTTTTACTTCTCGCAAGAGCCTTGTAACAGCTGAAGTTCGTCTAGGTGAGCTAGCGAAAGTTGAAGGTGACGTAGTAAGCCTTGAAACTCTTAAGGCTGCGAACGTAATCACTAAGAACATCGAGTTCGTGAAAGTTGTACTTTCTGGTGAAATCGCTCGCGCTGTAACAGTTAAAGGTCTACGCGTGACTAAAGGCGCTAAAGCTGCTATCGAAGCTGCAGGCGGTAAAATCGAGGAATAA
- the secY gene encoding preprotein translocase subunit SecY: MAKQPGQDFRSAQGGLAELKTRLLFVLGAILIFRAGSFVPIPGIDAAVLADLFEQQKGTIIELFNMFSGGALERASILALGIMPYISASIIVQLLTVVHPALAELKKEGESGRRKISQYTRYGTLVLATFQAIGIATGLPSMIPGLVINPGLGFYFVAVVSLVTGTMFLMWLGEQITERGIGNGISLIIFTGIVAGLPPAIGQTVEQARQGELHVLLLLLIAVISFAVIYFVVFMERGQRRIVVNYAKRQQGRRVFAAQSTHLPLKINMAGVIPAIFASSIILFPGTLAQWFGQNENLGWLSDISLALSPGQPLYVMLYAAAIIFFCFFYTALVFNPRETADNLKKSGAFVPGIRPGEQTAKYIDKVMTRLTLAGALYITFICLIPEFMMIAWNVRFYFGGTSLLIVVVVIMDFMAQVQTHLMSQQYESVLKKANLKGSGR; this comes from the coding sequence ATGGCTAAACAACCAGGACAAGATTTTCGTAGCGCCCAAGGTGGCCTAGCAGAGCTTAAGACACGCCTATTATTCGTTTTAGGTGCTATCTTAATTTTCCGAGCAGGCTCTTTTGTGCCTATTCCTGGTATTGACGCTGCTGTACTTGCCGATCTGTTCGAACAGCAAAAGGGTACCATCATTGAACTGTTCAACATGTTCTCTGGTGGTGCACTTGAGCGTGCTTCCATTCTAGCACTGGGTATCATGCCGTATATCTCGGCATCGATCATTGTCCAGTTGCTGACGGTTGTTCACCCGGCTCTTGCCGAGTTGAAGAAGGAAGGGGAGTCTGGCCGTCGTAAGATTAGCCAGTACACCCGTTACGGCACGCTTGTTTTGGCAACCTTCCAAGCAATTGGTATTGCAACGGGGTTACCAAGTATGATCCCGGGTCTGGTTATTAACCCAGGCCTTGGATTCTACTTTGTTGCGGTTGTTAGTTTGGTTACCGGTACCATGTTCTTGATGTGGTTGGGTGAACAGATTACGGAGCGTGGCATAGGTAACGGTATATCTTTGATTATTTTCACTGGTATCGTTGCAGGTTTGCCGCCAGCTATTGGACAGACAGTGGAGCAAGCGCGTCAAGGTGAATTGCACGTACTTCTTCTACTATTAATTGCAGTGATCTCTTTCGCTGTTATTTACTTTGTAGTGTTCATGGAACGTGGTCAGCGCCGTATCGTCGTTAACTACGCCAAGCGTCAGCAAGGCCGTCGTGTCTTTGCCGCGCAGAGCACTCACCTGCCGTTGAAAATCAACATGGCAGGCGTAATTCCAGCGATTTTTGCATCAAGCATTATTCTGTTCCCGGGTACACTGGCTCAGTGGTTCGGTCAGAATGAGAACCTAGGTTGGCTCAGCGATATTTCACTGGCGCTAAGCCCAGGTCAGCCACTTTACGTGATGCTGTATGCTGCTGCGATTATTTTCTTCTGTTTCTTCTATACCGCGTTGGTGTTTAACCCTCGCGAGACAGCTGACAACTTGAAGAAGTCTGGTGCGTTCGTACCTGGTATTCGCCCGGGTGAGCAGACCGCAAAATATATAGATAAAGTGATGACTCGCCTGACATTGGCTGGCGCGTTGTATATCACATTTATCTGTCTGATCCCCGAGTTTATGATGATTGCATGGAATGTCCGCTTCTATTTTGGCGGTACTTCACTACTTATCGTAGTTGTGGTCATTATGGACTTCATGGCTCAAGTTCAGACACATCTGATGTCTCAACAATATGAGTCTGTTTTGAAAAAGGCTAATCTTAAGGGCTCAGGCCGTTAA
- the rpmJ gene encoding 50S ribosomal protein L36, with protein MKVRASVKKICRNCKVIKRNGVVRVICSEPKHKQRQG; from the coding sequence ATGAAAGTTCGTGCTTCCGTTAAGAAAATCTGCCGTAACTGTAAAGTTATCAAGCGCAACGGTGTTGTGCGTGTAATTTGCAGTGAGCCAAAGCACAAACAGCGCCAAGGCTAA